GCACTTCCGTAAGCGCCTGGGAATGATATTCATATATAAATTATCTTAAATAATTTTGGCATAATTTATAAAATTGTTATAAAAAATATTGGTTAAACTATAAAAAGTTCCGTACTTAGGGTGTCCCCAAAAGTGTAAATGGTAGCGGTGAGGAAGATTTATGGAACGTTACAGACATTATTCAGACGGCTCGCGCATTATTTTTCCCATCATAGATGTGCTGGTCATTTTTGTGGCCTTCCGTAGCACGAGCTGGTTTTTATACAGCAGCTGGAGCTTTGAGGGGTATTCCCCGTTGCTGTTCGTCATTTTTGGCATGCTCTGGTGGATTCTCTCGGGCCAGTACGCCAACATCTACCGCGTAGACAAGCTCATTACCTACCGGGAGAAGCTGCTGTACCTGCTGCGCACCTTTCTGCTGCATGCCGTGGTGGTACTGTTGGGCGCTTTGCTGCTGCAGATTTACTGGGTGCCGCTGCGGTACCTGTTCACGGTGTATGCCTTCTCCGTGATAGGGGTGGTGAGCATGCGCTTTCTGCTCACCTTTCTGTACCGCACCTATCATCAGGTAATATCCCGGCCGCACAGCCGCTACGTTATTGTAGGCGCCGGCGACTCGGGCCAGGAGCTGTACCGGTTTCTGTTTTCCCACGACCCTATTGGCGACGAGTTTATGGGCTTTTTTGCCGATGAGCCCGTGGCCCCCGGCCTGCGGCCCCTGGTGCGCGGCCCTCTGCAGGAGCTGAAAGACTACTGCCTGCGCGCCCAGATAGACACGCTCTATTTCACGCTGCCCATGGACCAGCGCCACCTCATTGAGGAGCTTTCCCACTTTGCCGATGAGCATTTCCTCACCTTCCGCATCATTCCTGATTTCTGCGGCACCGTGCACAAAGAGGTGAATGTGTATTTCTACGACCATCTACCCATTCTCACCATCCGCAGCCAGCCCCTGGGCATACGCTACAACCAAACTATGAAGCGCCTCTTCGATATAGGCTTTTCCCTGTTTGTAATTGTGGGCATCTTCCCGCTGCTGCTGCCGGTGCTGGCGCTGCTGATTAAACTGGATTCGCCGGGGCCCGTTTTCTTTAAGCAGATGCGCCCAGGCAAGCGCAACCAGTTGTTTCCCTGCTACAAGCTGCGCACCATGCGCGCCGACCACCCCAACCCCGAGCTGCAGGCCACTCACCAGGACCCCCGCGTTACCCGCGTGGGCCGCTACCTGCGCAAGTATAACCTGGACGAGCTGCCCCAGTTCTTCAACGTGTTGCTGGGCCATATGTCGGTGGTAGGGCCCCGGCCCAACATGATCAGCCAGCTGGAGGAGTACTCTAAGTACATTACCACCTACCACATGCGCCATGCCGTAACGCCGGGCATTACCGGGTTTGCGCAGGTAAACGGCTACCGCGGCGAAACCCGCGCCCCGCAGGCCATGGAAAAGCGCGTGGAGTACGACCTGCAATACATGGAAAACTGGTCGTTTGGCCTGGATATGAAAATCATTGGCCGCACCGTCTGGAACATGGTGAAAGGCGAGAAAAATGCTTACTAAGCCCTGGTAAAGGGTTTGTCACCGGCTTCCAATATTAAATCAACTGCTTTACTAAAGAAAACATGCTGCCCAAACAGCTGGTGCTGGACACCTGGATTTCGACGGGAACTACCGAGCAGTTTGTGGACAGCATTCTGGACCTGGCCGCCCGGCGTGCCTCCGCGTACGTGTGCTTTGCCAATGTGCACATGGTAGTAGAGGCGCACCGCCACCGCCATTTCCGCCAGATAGTAAACCAGGCTGCCCTGGTAGCCCCCGATGGTAGCCCCGTGGCGGCCAGCGTGCGTTGGTTTGGCGGTAGCCCGCAGCCCCGTGTAGCCGGCATGGATTTGCTGCCGCAGCTGCTGGCCGCCGCCGCCGCGCAGGATAAGTCTGTGTTTTTCTATGGTACTACGCCCGCCGTGCTGGCGGCTATAGTGACCCGGGCCGCGCGCGAGCTGCCCACCCTGCGCATTGCCGGCACGCTGGCGCCGCCCTTCCGCCCGCTAACCCCCGCCGAGGATGAGGCCGATGTAGCCGCCATGAATGCCAGCGGCGCCGATCTGGTTTTTGTGGCCCTGGGCTGCCCGCGCCAGGAGCGCTGGATGGCCGAACACCAGGGCCGCATCTCTGCCTGTATGCTGGGTGTAGGGCAGGCCTTTATGGTGTATGCCGGCCTGGAGCGGCGCCTGCCCCCGTGGGCCCGCCGCTTGTGGCTGGAATGGGCGTACCGGCTGTGGCTGGAGCCCCGCCGCCTGTGGCGGCGCTACCTCACCACCAATACCCGCTTTGTGTACCTGGTAGCGGCCCGCCTGCTCGCCCAGCTGGCCGGGCGCCCTCCCTTAGCCGCCGAATAGCACTCCAGTAGCATGGTTTCTTTCCAGGGCTAACCCTAAAGGTGAAGAGTATTATTATGTCTGTACTTTATTTATTATGTATATAAATGGTGTAAAATTTATTCATAATTTATATTGACATTATTATAATTATTACTACATTCATGCAACTTGTACCTCTCTTAATCCGAGGCGAAGCTCATTCACATCACTTGTCTTGTAGTCTATTCTGTATCCACCGTTAACAGTGCCCGTTCTATGAAAGCAGTGATATTAGCCGGGGGCTACGGTACCCGCATCAGCGAAGAAAGCGGCATTCGTCCCAAGCCCATGGTAGAAGTGGGAGGGCGGCCCATTCTGTGGCACATCATGAAAATTTATGCCCACCACGGCATCCGCGACTTTGTAATCTGCTGTGGCTATAAGGGGCACATGATCAAGCAATACTTCGCTGATTATTTCCTGCGCAACTCAGACGTTACCTTCCGCATGGACCGCAACGAAATGCAGGTACACCGCAACCACGCCGAGCCCTGGACCGTGACGCTGGTAGATACCGGCGAGAAGACCATGACCGGCGGCCGCCTGCGCCGCGTGCGCGAGCACCTCAACCCCAACGAGCCCTTCTGCATGACCTACGGCGACGGGGTGGGGGATGTGGACATTAGGGCAGCCGTGCGCTTTCACCGGGAGCAGGGCACGCTGGCCACGCTCACGGCCGTGCGCCAGCCCGGCCGCTTCGGGGTGTTTAACTTAAGTGAAGGCGAAGGCACCGTGGGCAGCTTCACCGAAAAGCCTGAAGGCGAAGCCACGCCTTGGATAAACGGCGGCTTCTTTGTCCTGGAGCCCGCAGTGCTGGACTATATTGACAGCGACGATACCGTGTGGGAAAAAGACCCGCTGGAGCGGTTGGCGGCCAGCGGCCAGCTCTCGGCTTATCGCCACCAAGGCTTCTGGCAGCCCATGGATACCCTCCGCGACCGGAACCTGCTGGATGAGCTCTGGACTAAAGGGGAGGCCCGCTGGAAAGTATGGAACGATGCTCCCGAGCCCGCCACGCCCGACCCCGTACTGGCCGAAATTCTGGCCGCACCGGTGCAGGCCCCGCAGGGCGAGCGGGTAGCCAGCCCCACTATTATACCCGTGGACTGACCCGTGGCCTACTATTTCCTGCCGGCTGCTTTCCAGGGATTATGCTGCCTTTTTTACCTCAACCTTACCTGTATTATGTTGTGTTAATAAACTGATTATTAAAGTTATATAATCAAATTATGTTGACTCTTTCTCAACCAATACTCCACCTATGAATCGAATTCTCATCACCGGAAATATGGGTTATGTGGGGCCGGGCGTCGTGCGCCAGCTGCGGCAGCGCTTTCCCCAGGCCGAGCTCATTGGCTACGATACCGGCTTCTTCGCTCATTGCCTCACGGGCGCCTCCCGCCTGCCCGAAACTCGCCTCAACCGGCAAATTTTTGGCGACGTGCGCCGGTTTCCGGCCGATCTGCTGCAGGGCGTGGATGCCGTGGTACACCTCTCGGCCATTTCCAACGACCCTATGGGCAAAGCCTTTGAGGAAGTAACGCTGGCAGTAAACTACCGCGCCGGCATCGAAATTGCCCGCCAGGCGAAGGCCGCCGGTGTGCGCGCTTTTGTGTTTGCCAGCAGCTGTAGTATGTATGGCGCCGGGGGCGAGGGGGCCAAAACCGAAGCCTCCACGCTCAACCCGCTAACCGCCTACGCCCGCTCCAAAGTGCTCAGCGAGCAGGACCTGGCCCCGCTGGCCGATGACACCTTCCGGGTAACCTGCCTGCGCTTTGCCACCGCCTGCGGCTGGAGCGACCGGCTCCGGCTGGACCTGGTGCTCAACGATTTTGTGGCCGGCGCCGTGGCCGGTGGCCGCATCAGTATTCTGAGCGACGGCACCCCCTGGCGCCCCCTAATTCATGTGCTGGATATGGCCCGCGCCATTGAGTGGGCCGTGCAGCGCCCGGCCGTGCTGGGCGGCGCCTTCCTGGCCATCAATGCCGGCTCCGACGAGTGGAACTACCAGGTGCGCGAGCTGGCCCAGGCGGTGGCCCACGCCCTGCCCGGCACCACCGTAGAGCTCAACGCCGATGCCCCCCCGGACAAACGTTCCTACCGCGTCGATTTCAGCCTGTTCCGCGCCCTGGCCCCCGAGCACCAGCCCCGGCATCAGCTGGCCGATACCATTGCCGAGCTGCGCGACGGCCTGCTCGCCATGAACTTCCGCGACCCCGAATTCCGCTCCTCGCGCCTCATGCGCCTGCGTGTGCTCACAGAGCTGCGCGAAAGCCAGCAGCTAACCGATACGCTGTATTGGGCTCCGGCCGCGGTGGCTGCGCCTGTGCCCGCCGAGGTAGTCTAGCACGCTTCCTGCTTACCCCATGCATCCCCCGTGTCTCTCCTTCTTTTCCCTAAACCATATGATGTTATGATTTTTACTGAGACTGAATTGCCTGGGGCTTACATCATTGATGTGGAGCGAATGAGTGATGAGCGGGGGTTTTTTGCCCGGTCGTGGTGCGAGGATGAATTTCGGGAGCACGGCATTTTATATCCTCCGCTACAGGCCAATGTGAGTTCCAACCCCCAAAAGGGGACGCTGCGCGGTATGCACTACCAGCTGCCCCCGCATGAGGAAACCAAGCTGGTGCGCTGCACCCGCGGCGCCGTTTATGATGTCATCGTGGATCTGCGGGAAGAGTCGCCCACCTACGGGCAGTGGCTGGGCGTAGAGCTCACCGCCGACAGCTTCCGCATGCTGCTGGTGCCCGAGCGGTTTGCGCACGGCTTCCTCACGCTGGTGGATAATTCCGATGTATTCTACCAGGTATCAGCCAAATATGCCCCCGGGGCCGAGCGGGGCCTGCGCTGGAACGACCCCGCCATTGCCATTAAGTGGCCTTTCCCACCCAAGCTTGTTTCCGCCAAGGATAGCAGTCATCCTGATTTTCAGCTTCTGATATCACAGTAGCTTCTCTGCCCGAGTCCCCCCGTTCACCTTTTTACGCTTTGTAGGATATGATTTTAGTTGATACTGCTTTGCAAAAAAGGGCGCAGGCCCGCAATCCTATTCGCGTGGCTATGGTGGGCGCCGGTTTTATGGGCCGGGGTGTAGCGCTGCAAATCTGCCGCTACGTGCCCGGCATGGAGCTGGTGGTTATTGCCAACCGCTCCGTAGACAAAGCCCGGCAGGCGTATCTGGCAGCCGGCAGCGGCTCGGTGCGGGAGGTGGCCTCGGTAGCGCAGCTGGAGGAGTGCATCCGGCAGGGCGTGCCCGCCGTGACGGATGATGCCCTGCTGGTGTGCCGCGCCGAAGGTATTGATGCTATTATTGAAGTAACCGGGGCCGTAGAGCACGGTGCGCACGTGGCTATGGAAGCCATCCGCAACCGCAAGCATCTGATTCTGCTGAATGCCGAGCTGGATGGCACCGTTGGCGCTATTCTAAAAGCTTATGCTGATGAGGCGGGTGTTATCTACTCCGTTTCCGATGGCGACCAGCCCGGGGTGACGTTGAATCTGGTGCGGTTTGTCAAAGGACTGGGCGTGAAACCCGTGCTGTGCGGCAACATCAAAGGCCTGCACGACCCCTACCGTAACCCCACCACGCAGGAAGGCTTTGCCCGGCAGTGGGGGCAGAACCCCAGCATGGTCACCAGCTTCGCCGATGGCAGCAAAATCAGCTTTGAGCAGGCCTGCATTGCCAATGCCCTGGGCATGCGCGTGGCCCGGCGGGGTATGTACGGCCCCACCGTACCCACCGGCACCCCCATCAGTAAAGCCGCCGAATGGTACCCCACGAGCACCTGCTGGATGGTGGCCCGGGCATTGTAGACTACGTGGTAGGCGCCGAGCCCGGCCCCGGCGTATTCGTGCTGGGCACCCACGATGACCCCGTGCAGCAGCATTACCTCAAGCTCTACAAGCTGGGCCCCGGCCCGCTGTACTGCTTCTACACGCCCTATCACCTCTGTCATTTTGAAACGCCCACCACCGTGGCCCGGGCCGTGCTGTTTCAGGATGCCGCGCTGGCGCCGCAGGGCCGGCCCACGGTGGAGGTGATTACCGCCGCCAAAGTGCCCCTGTTTGCCGGGCAGGTGCTGGATGGCATCGGCCACTACCACACCTATGGCCTGGCGGAGAATTATGAGGTGGCCCAGCAGCAAAACCTGCTGCCCCTGGGCGTGGCCGAGGGTTGCCGCCTGCGCCACGACGTACCCCAGGACCAGGTGCTGACCTATAATGACGTGGAGCTGCCCGAGGGTCGCCTGATTGACAGGCTGCGCCGGGAACAGGAAGTCCGCTTCCCTTTACCAATGAGCGAGTCAAAGAGCGAACCAGTGCGAAATATGGCATCTGCCGCGTCCTGAGTTCTGGTTTGCCTTACTGGGCAATACCAACGGCACCCAGGTTAACTATTGCAACAAAAATCCGCTGGCGCATCCATAAGAAGGGAACGCGCCAGCGGATTTTTAAGCTAGATTATCGTGTAGTATTCAGGAGGGAAATGCAATACATAAGCATTGGTTGCTGCTGATATGCAGGAACATGGGTTTAAGCAGTAGCAACCGGCGACCACCCCGCCCGGGCACGGCTTTGGATAAGCCGGCGTGAAGCAAGAATTTCCTTGCGGTGCTGCCACACGTAGCGCAGGGCGCTTAAGGAAGTACGTTCGGCCACCAGCAAATAAGCCAGAATGGCCAGCTGCCGGGGCAATGCCCGGACCACCATATGCCATATCTGGGCTTTGGGGGTATTTTTGATGAGCATAATCCACTGGTTTCGTACGGCATTGGCGCGTACCCTGCGGCTCATGCGCAGGCGCACGCGCAGGTTGGTGGGCTGAAACTGGCGCGGGTGCAAAGCCCGGCAGGCCGGCTCAAACCAGGTGCGCCAGCCCAACAGCTGCCCTCGCCAGGCTATATCCCAGTCTTCTTTATGCGCAAAAAAACGAGGGTCAAAGAACTCGCCTTCCACCCGCAAATCGTCAATATAGCGCCGCCGGTATAACGGCAGGGCGCCATCGGCGCCATCTACGTACTGCGGGGTCAGCGGGCCGGCCTGGCTCTGGCGGATGCCGTGCAGGCGCAGGGCAAAGCGGCCATCGGGCAGGGCCAGCATGCCGGCACTGTCAATACGGGCGTCTGGTTCCCGGCTTTGCAGCAGCAGGCCACATACTACGCCAATTCGCTCATCCTTATGTAAGGCTGCCAGGGCGTGCTCCAGGTAATCCGGGTCCAGCTCCGTATCGGGGTTTACCAGCAGCACGGCCTCGGAGGTGGTGCGGTTTAGGGAGTAGTTATGGCCCCCGCAAAAGCCGGTATTGTGGTTTAGGCGGTGCAGCTTAATGCGTTTATCGGTTTCGGCCAGCGCGGCCACCAGCGCGCAGGTATCATCAGCAGAGGCATTGTCTACTACCCAGAGCTCAAAGTTGCGGTGGGTTTGTGTCAGCACAGAGCGCAGGCAGGCTTCAATGCACTCGGCACTGTTCCAGGTTACAACGGAAAGCGTAACAAAGGCCTGGGGTGCATCCTCTGGGGCAGCAGGCGCCTGGGGGGAGGCAAGGGCGGTGGAAGGGGCATTAACCATGGCAGGAGAAGTGCGGAAGAAAAAGCGGACGGCCCCAGGCCCGCCTAGCAGCTGGCCTGGGTGATGGGGGCCGGGGAAAAGTGTTCCAGCATAGCGCGCTCTACCTGGCGGCGCAGCGCGGGCAGGTCTACCAGCAGGTGGTCGGCGTTGGCGGCTAATCGGGTGTGGCTGGCGTGGGGCGAGGGGCAGACCAGGTACTGGTAGCCGATGTCGAGACGGGCGCTAAGCTCCAGAAAATCGGCCACCACAAAATTCTTTGGAAACAGCTCAATCAGCTGCGTTCCGGGCGAGCTGAAGACGATATTGGCCAGGCCCGCACCTACGGGCGCCACAATCACTTTAGCCCGCGCGAAAAGGGCTGTTTTCTCCGCCTGCGTGTAGGGCGTAAGCACGTGGGTTTCGAAGCCATAGGGCCGCAGCATAGCCTCCATCTCGGGCTCATTTACTACGTGGCGAAACTTAGCGTCGCGGCGGCTGATGTAGATGTAAGAGCCGAAGGGACGGTCGGTGGGCGGAGGGGGCAGGAGCACATCCCGCAGGAAGTTGCAGGCCCAGGTGGGCGTATGCGTGCGGGTGCCCCGCACGGCGGCGGTAACCACCAGCTGTCCGGCCCGCACGTGCGGGTGTGTTTTCACCTCCAGCAGCTGCTCGGGCCTGATGCCCATTTGCTGCGTGGTTTGGACCACAAACGGCAAGGACTTATCATACACCAGAAAGTAGTCGATGCTGCTCAGCAGGCCGGCCTCGCGCACCAGGTGCAGGCGGGGCAGGGAGTCAATGAGCCAGTGATAATAGTTGCCATTGGCCGCGCCCCCGCCGGAAAGCAAGCTGCACACCGTGCCGGCGACTTCCAGCGGCTCCTGAAAAAAGCGTTGCTGAAATATGTTGTTGCGGGCGGGGTCCAGCAGGTCCCATTCCTTGTTGGTGTACTGAAAGGATATGTCACCCACCAGGCCGCCATCGGAAGAAAGCACCGCCACGCTATTGGGATTATCAGCGTAGATGCGGCCGTTTTTCAGGACTACCACGGCGGCGGCTGGTACCTTTTCCGTGCGGTTGGGCTTGCTGTAGAGGCCTCCAAAATCAGACGCCTGCTGGTAAAAGTCATCGGGCACGTGCAGGTGGGAACTGCCGGCGGGCACAATCTCATAATAGGCCACTTCACTGCCCGGCCGCAGGGCCAGCTCCCGGCAGCTGGGGTGCACGCCTGTGGGCCGGTAGTGCAGCTGATAGGGCACTATTTCGCGCAGATAACGGCCGGCTTTTCGTTTTGCCCGGGCTATAAAATTGTGCATAAGCCCATCAGAAATAAGGATAAAAAAGATTGTGGAAGCACACGCAAAGAAAAGAGAATCAGGTCATTGCCGGAGCGGGCTGCTGCGCGGCCGGTTTCCAGTCGGCGGTGGCCAGCACCTTTTTTAATCCCTCTCGGAGCCCGATGCGGTGGTGCCAGCCCAGGGCGTGCAGGCGGCTTACATCCAGCAGCTTACGCGGGGTGCCATCGGGGCGGGAGGGGTTAAAGATGATGTCGCCGCGGAAGCCGCTCAGCTCCGCAATCAGCTCGGCCAGCTCCCGGATGCTGAGGTCCTCGCCGGTACCGATGTTCACGGGCTCGGCGCCATCGTAGTGCTGCATCAGGTGCAGGCAGGCGCTGGCCAGGTCATCCACGTGCAGAAACTCGCGGCGCGGCGTGCCGGTGCCCCAAACTTCTACGCTGGGCAGCCGGGCGGCCGCGGCCTCACTGAACTTGCGGATCAGGGCGGCGGCTACGTGAGAGTTTTCGGGGTCGTAGTTATCGTGGGGGCCATAGAGGTTGGTGGGCATCACCGTTATAAACCGGCAACCATACTGGGCGCGGTAGGCCTCGCAGAGCTTGAGGCCGGCTATTTTGGCAATGGCATAAGGCTCGTTGGTAGCTTCCAGCGGGCCCGTGAGCAAATACTCTTCCTTGATAGGCTGCGGCGCCATTTTGGGATAAATGCAGGAAGAACCCAGGTACAGCAGCTTGCCCACGCCCTGCCGGTAGCTGGCATGAATAACGTTGGCCTCAATCAGCAGATTATCATAGATAAAATCGGCGCGGTAGGTGTTGTTGGCGTGAATGCCGCCCACTTTGGCCGCAGCCAGCCACACATAGTCGGGCTGCTCCCGGGCGAAGAACTCCTCCACGGCGGCCTGGTTGCGCAGGTCCAGCTCCTGGGAGGTGCGCAGCAGCAGGTTGGTATAGCCTTCCTGCCGTAACAGGCGCACCACCGCCGCGCCTACCATACCGCGGTGACCGGCCACATAAATCTTAGCGTTTTTTTCCATGCTGAGGGAGAGGGCGAGCCGGGTAGCTTATTCGTAATAATTGAGGATGCGGTGGCCGGCCTCCAGCAGCACGGCATCGCGGCGGAACAGCAGCACATCGGCCTGCACCATGTCGCTCACCAGGGCGGGCAGGTCGTATTGGGGCGTCCAGCCCAGGCGGGTGCGGGCCCGGGTGGCATCGCCAATGAGGAGCTCTACCTCCGTGGGGCGGAAATAGGCGGGGTCGATGGCTACTACTTCCTGGCCGGGCAGCAGCTGGTAGTCGGGATTAGTGCACTGCACCACAAAGCCGGTTTCCTGCTCGCCTTCGCCGTGAAAAGCTACCTCAATGCCCAGCTCGGCAAAAGCCAGGCGCACAAACTCGCGCACGGTGGTGGTTACGCCGGTGGCAATCACAAAGTCCTCGGGCGTGTCCTGCTGCAGAATGCGCCACATGGCTTCCACGTAGTCTTTGGCGTGGCCCCAGTCGCGCTTGGCGTCCAGGTTGCCCAGGTAGATTTTGGGCTGCAGGCCCAGGGCAATGCGGGCCACGCCGCGGGTAATTTTGCGCGTCACAAACGTCTCGCCCCGCAGCGGCGACTCATGGTTGAACAGGATGCCGTTGCAGGCAAACATGCCATAAGCCTCGCGGTAGTTCACCGTAATCCAGTAGCCGTAAAGCTTGGCCACGGCGTAGGGCGAGCGGGGGTAGAAGGGCGTGGTTTCACTTTGCGGCACCTGCTGCACCAGCCCGTACAACTCCGAAGTAGAGGCCTGATAGATGCGCGTTTTCTGCGTGAGGCCCAGTATGCGCACCGCCTCCAGTACGCGGAGCGTGCCCAGCCCATCCACATCGGCGGTATACTCCGGGGTATCAAAGGACACCTTCACGTGCGACATGGCCCCGAGGTTGTAAATCTCATCGGGCTGCACTTCCTGAATAATGCGGATCAGGTTGGTGGAGTCCGTCAGGTCGCCGTAATGGAGTTTGAAGCGGATGTCGGTTTCGTGCGGGTCCTGGTATAAGTGGTCTATTCGATCCGTATTGAATAGGGAAGT
The Hymenobacter sp. DG25B genome window above contains:
- a CDS encoding NAD-dependent epimerase/dehydratase family protein, which translates into the protein MNRILITGNMGYVGPGVVRQLRQRFPQAELIGYDTGFFAHCLTGASRLPETRLNRQIFGDVRRFPADLLQGVDAVVHLSAISNDPMGKAFEEVTLAVNYRAGIEIARQAKAAGVRAFVFASSCSMYGAGGEGAKTEASTLNPLTAYARSKVLSEQDLAPLADDTFRVTCLRFATACGWSDRLRLDLVLNDFVAGAVAGGRISILSDGTPWRPLIHVLDMARAIEWAVQRPAVLGGAFLAINAGSDEWNYQVRELAQAVAHALPGTTVELNADAPPDKRSYRVDFSLFRALAPEHQPRHQLADTIAELRDGLLAMNFRDPEFRSSRLMRLRVLTELRESQQLTDTLYWAPAAVAAPVPAEVV
- the rfbF gene encoding glucose-1-phosphate cytidylyltransferase — its product is MKAVILAGGYGTRISEESGIRPKPMVEVGGRPILWHIMKIYAHHGIRDFVICCGYKGHMIKQYFADYFLRNSDVTFRMDRNEMQVHRNHAEPWTVTLVDTGEKTMTGGRLRRVREHLNPNEPFCMTYGDGVGDVDIRAAVRFHREQGTLATLTAVRQPGRFGVFNLSEGEGTVGSFTEKPEGEATPWINGGFFVLEPAVLDYIDSDDTVWEKDPLERLAASGQLSAYRHQGFWQPMDTLRDRNLLDELWTKGEARWKVWNDAPEPATPDPVLAEILAAPVQAPQGERVASPTIIPVD
- the gmd gene encoding GDP-mannose 4,6-dehydratase, whose protein sequence is MKRALITGITGQDGAYLAELLLEKGYEVHGIKRRTSLFNTDRIDHLYQDPHETDIRFKLHYGDLTDSTNLIRIIQEVQPDEIYNLGAMSHVKVSFDTPEYTADVDGLGTLRVLEAVRILGLTQKTRIYQASTSELYGLVQQVPQSETTPFYPRSPYAVAKLYGYWITVNYREAYGMFACNGILFNHESPLRGETFVTRKITRGVARIALGLQPKIYLGNLDAKRDWGHAKDYVEAMWRILQQDTPEDFVIATGVTTTVREFVRLAFAELGIEVAFHGEGEQETGFVVQCTNPDYQLLPGQEVVAIDPAYFRPTEVELLIGDATRARTRLGWTPQYDLPALVSDMVQADVLLFRRDAVLLEAGHRILNYYE
- a CDS encoding glycosyltransferase family 2 protein; this encodes MVNAPSTALASPQAPAAPEDAPQAFVTLSVVTWNSAECIEACLRSVLTQTHRNFELWVVDNASADDTCALVAALAETDKRIKLHRLNHNTGFCGGHNYSLNRTTSEAVLLVNPDTELDPDYLEHALAALHKDERIGVVCGLLLQSREPDARIDSAGMLALPDGRFALRLHGIRQSQAGPLTPQYVDGADGALPLYRRRYIDDLRVEGEFFDPRFFAHKEDWDIAWRGQLLGWRTWFEPACRALHPRQFQPTNLRVRLRMSRRVRANAVRNQWIMLIKNTPKAQIWHMVVRALPRQLAILAYLLVAERTSLSALRYVWQHRKEILASRRLIQSRARAGWSPVATA
- the rfbC gene encoding dTDP-4-dehydrorhamnose 3,5-epimerase, encoding MIFTETELPGAYIIDVERMSDERGFFARSWCEDEFREHGILYPPLQANVSSNPQKGTLRGMHYQLPPHEETKLVRCTRGAVYDVIVDLREESPTYGQWLGVELTADSFRMLLVPERFAHGFLTLVDNSDVFYQVSAKYAPGAERGLRWNDPAIAIKWPFPPKLVSAKDSSHPDFQLLISQ
- a CDS encoding WecB/TagA/CpsF family glycosyltransferase, with translation MLPKQLVLDTWISTGTTEQFVDSILDLAARRASAYVCFANVHMVVEAHRHRHFRQIVNQAALVAPDGSPVAASVRWFGGSPQPRVAGMDLLPQLLAAAAAQDKSVFFYGTTPAVLAAIVTRAARELPTLRIAGTLAPPFRPLTPAEDEADVAAMNASGADLVFVALGCPRQERWMAEHQGRISACMLGVGQAFMVYAGLERRLPPWARRLWLEWAYRLWLEPRRLWRRYLTTNTRFVYLVAARLLAQLAGRPPLAAE
- a CDS encoding GDP-L-fucose synthase family protein → MEKNAKIYVAGHRGMVGAAVVRLLRQEGYTNLLLRTSQELDLRNQAAVEEFFAREQPDYVWLAAAKVGGIHANNTYRADFIYDNLLIEANVIHASYRQGVGKLLYLGSSCIYPKMAPQPIKEEYLLTGPLEATNEPYAIAKIAGLKLCEAYRAQYGCRFITVMPTNLYGPHDNYDPENSHVAAALIRKFSEAAAARLPSVEVWGTGTPRREFLHVDDLASACLHLMQHYDGAEPVNIGTGEDLSIRELAELIAELSGFRGDIIFNPSRPDGTPRKLLDVSRLHALGWHHRIGLREGLKKVLATADWKPAAQQPAPAMT
- a CDS encoding exopolysaccharide biosynthesis polyprenyl glycosylphosphotransferase gives rise to the protein MERYRHYSDGSRIIFPIIDVLVIFVAFRSTSWFLYSSWSFEGYSPLLFVIFGMLWWILSGQYANIYRVDKLITYREKLLYLLRTFLLHAVVVLLGALLLQIYWVPLRYLFTVYAFSVIGVVSMRFLLTFLYRTYHQVISRPHSRYVIVGAGDSGQELYRFLFSHDPIGDEFMGFFADEPVAPGLRPLVRGPLQELKDYCLRAQIDTLYFTLPMDQRHLIEELSHFADEHFLTFRIIPDFCGTVHKEVNVYFYDHLPILTIRSQPLGIRYNQTMKRLFDIGFSLFVIVGIFPLLLPVLALLIKLDSPGPVFFKQMRPGKRNQLFPCYKLRTMRADHPNPELQATHQDPRVTRVGRYLRKYNLDELPQFFNVLLGHMSVVGPRPNMISQLEEYSKYITTYHMRHAVTPGITGFAQVNGYRGETRAPQAMEKRVEYDLQYMENWSFGLDMKIIGRTVWNMVKGEKNAY
- a CDS encoding glycosyltransferase family 61 protein, giving the protein MHNFIARAKRKAGRYLREIVPYQLHYRPTGVHPSCRELALRPGSEVAYYEIVPAGSSHLHVPDDFYQQASDFGGLYSKPNRTEKVPAAAVVVLKNGRIYADNPNSVAVLSSDGGLVGDISFQYTNKEWDLLDPARNNIFQQRFFQEPLEVAGTVCSLLSGGGAANGNYYHWLIDSLPRLHLVREAGLLSSIDYFLVYDKSLPFVVQTTQQMGIRPEQLLEVKTHPHVRAGQLVVTAAVRGTRTHTPTWACNFLRDVLLPPPPTDRPFGSYIYISRRDAKFRHVVNEPEMEAMLRPYGFETHVLTPYTQAEKTALFARAKVIVAPVGAGLANIVFSSPGTQLIELFPKNFVVADFLELSARLDIGYQYLVCPSPHASHTRLAANADHLLVDLPALRRQVERAMLEHFSPAPITQASC